A stretch of Synechococcus sp. MIT S9220 DNA encodes these proteins:
- a CDS encoding nicotinate-nucleotide adenylyltransferase, whose translation MATTARAEIALLGTSADPPTVGHQALLEGLLTQFDRVATWASDNPMKRHDADLAQRFDLLKTLVESIASPRLQLAQELSSPFAVTTLKRASERWPDHRLCFVVGSDLAQQIPAWKESQRMLQQCNLGIVPREGWPLEPCTLETLRQMGAAARVLPLVIPAAASSQVKQKQKRHQVPECLWPLLLKHNLYGFNATNP comes from the coding sequence ATGGCGACAACGGCCAGAGCTGAGATTGCACTGCTCGGAACCAGTGCCGACCCTCCGACCGTGGGCCATCAGGCGCTGCTGGAAGGACTGTTAACCCAGTTTGACCGAGTCGCCACATGGGCCAGTGACAACCCGATGAAACGCCATGACGCCGATCTTGCTCAGCGTTTTGACCTGCTGAAAACCCTGGTTGAGTCGATCGCGAGCCCCCGGCTTCAACTGGCCCAGGAGCTGAGCAGCCCCTTTGCCGTTACAACACTGAAACGAGCCAGCGAACGTTGGCCTGACCACCGCCTCTGTTTTGTCGTGGGAAGCGATCTCGCTCAACAGATCCCAGCATGGAAAGAGTCTCAGCGCATGTTGCAGCAATGCAATCTCGGCATCGTGCCCCGTGAGGGATGGCCCCTGGAACCGTGCACTTTGGAGACCCTTCGCCAGATGGGTGCAGCTGCGCGAGTGCTGCCTCTGGTGATTCCCGCGGCTGCCAGTTCACAGGTGAAACAAAAGCAGAAACGACATCAGGTGCCGGAATGCCTCTGGCCGCTGCTGCTGAAGCACAATCTTTATGGCTTCAATGCCACCAACCCTTGA
- a CDS encoding NAD+ synthase, whose translation MRVALAQINPVVGDLLGNATRILQGLDSLIETTGRQPDLLVTPELSLWGYPPRDLLFSPTHLQRQREALDTLRSGLAARQSDIALLVGVADPADDALHPALYNAITLVQVGGDQVVARKQLLPSYDVFDETRYFRPSHGAGQITLHNGDRNWRLGITICEDLWVDQELHGRRLVGPDPVADLIPARIDALINCSASPFGRRKAALRRQLAARAAQRLGCPVVYVNQVGGNDELVFDGASFVMGSNCETPLLQLPVCREAIQIWNATDRAPSAANQSTATQRIQAEQQEMEALFRTLVIGVKDYAGKCGFQNVLLGLSGGIDSALVAVIAAAALGSDQVQTLLMPSPWSSEASLADALNLADRLGIAHTIVPIETLMDGFQTTLTPALESVPSGVTAENLQSRIRGTLLMAMANQQGQLLLTTGNKSELAVGYCTLYGDMNGGLAVIGDLYKSTVFALCQWIDSSEASLCRQQLALPAEGALIGSAILEKPPSAELRPDQKDSDSLPDYDRLDLLLIDMIEHRLSGQQLITAGHNPAEVQRIESLFRRAEFKRRQAAPLLKVSAQAFGSGWRLPIAAV comes from the coding sequence ATGCGCGTTGCCCTGGCCCAGATCAATCCTGTTGTGGGCGACCTGCTGGGCAATGCCACCCGCATTTTGCAAGGCCTCGACAGCCTGATCGAGACCACGGGCCGCCAACCGGACCTGCTGGTCACGCCCGAGCTCTCGCTCTGGGGGTATCCACCAAGGGATCTTCTCTTCAGCCCCACGCACCTGCAACGGCAACGGGAGGCCCTCGACACGCTCCGCAGTGGCCTGGCCGCCCGTCAGTCGGACATCGCGCTTCTGGTGGGAGTCGCTGATCCAGCAGACGATGCCTTGCATCCTGCGCTGTACAACGCCATCACCCTCGTGCAAGTCGGCGGTGATCAGGTGGTGGCCCGAAAGCAACTTCTGCCCAGTTACGACGTCTTTGACGAAACGCGTTATTTCAGGCCAAGCCATGGAGCTGGACAGATCACACTCCATAACGGAGACCGCAACTGGCGACTGGGGATCACCATCTGCGAAGACCTGTGGGTCGACCAAGAACTACATGGCCGTCGCCTCGTGGGACCAGACCCTGTGGCCGATCTGATTCCCGCGCGGATCGATGCACTCATCAACTGCTCAGCCTCACCCTTTGGCCGCCGAAAGGCTGCCCTGCGGCGTCAGTTGGCCGCACGTGCGGCGCAGCGCCTTGGCTGCCCAGTGGTTTACGTCAATCAGGTGGGAGGTAATGACGAACTGGTGTTCGACGGAGCCAGCTTCGTGATGGGCAGCAACTGCGAGACGCCGCTTTTGCAGCTTCCGGTCTGCCGTGAAGCGATACAGATCTGGAATGCCACAGACAGGGCACCATCGGCAGCCAATCAATCAACCGCGACGCAGCGAATCCAGGCTGAACAGCAGGAGATGGAAGCGCTGTTCCGCACTCTGGTGATTGGAGTGAAGGACTATGCCGGCAAATGTGGCTTCCAGAACGTCCTGCTCGGCCTGAGTGGAGGCATCGACTCAGCGCTGGTGGCGGTGATCGCTGCCGCGGCCCTCGGGTCCGATCAGGTGCAAACTCTGCTGATGCCATCTCCGTGGAGTTCGGAAGCTTCACTCGCAGATGCCCTCAACCTTGCGGATCGACTGGGAATCGCCCACACCATCGTTCCGATCGAAACCCTGATGGATGGTTTCCAGACGACATTGACCCCAGCCCTGGAGAGCGTTCCCTCAGGGGTGACAGCCGAAAATCTGCAGTCGCGCATCCGCGGCACTCTGCTGATGGCCATGGCCAATCAGCAGGGACAGCTACTGCTCACCACCGGGAACAAATCGGAGCTCGCAGTGGGCTACTGCACCCTCTATGGCGATATGAACGGCGGCCTGGCCGTGATCGGTGATCTGTACAAATCAACCGTGTTTGCGTTGTGCCAATGGATCGACAGCAGCGAGGCAAGCCTGTGCCGCCAGCAACTGGCACTCCCTGCCGAGGGAGCGCTGATCGGCAGCGCAATCCTCGAGAAACCTCCCAGTGCCGAACTGCGGCCAGATCAGAAAGACAGTGACTCACTCCCCGACTACGACCGTCTTGACCTCCTGCTGATCGACATGATCGAACACCGTCTTAGCGGGCAGCAACTGATAACTGCTGGCCACAATCCTGCAGAGGTGCAACGGATCGAGAGCCTGTTCAGAAGGGCTGAATTCAAGCGCAGACAGGCAGCACCGTTGCTGAAGGTGAGTGCCCAGGCCTTCGGCAGTGGCTGGCGGCTGCCGATCGCCGCCGTCTGA
- the ald gene encoding alanine dehydrogenase, whose protein sequence is MAHSVLTAPMASIGVPTEIKADEQRVALTPDAVRELVTHGLEVRIQNGAGAGAGISDDAFAAAGARLVNREEAWAAHLVVKVKEPQPEEFSLLRDDMVLFTYLHLAAYSQVGEALLDAGTTGVAYETVQLENGSLPLLAPMSEIAGRLAAQVGARLLERPNGGRGVLMGGCTGVRPARVVVLGAGTVGWNAARLAAAMDAEVLLLDRSPERLRSLEADRRGRLISMVSSRGLLERLVPTADLLIGAVLTPGGRAPTLVDEEMVKQMTPGSAIVDVAVDQGGCVATSRETTHTDPTVFIHGVQHYAVGNMPGAVPFTSTEALVSVTLPYILGIAGRGLEEAVTERPELLSGLNTVKGAVCHPGVAKALGVPPRHPMACLR, encoded by the coding sequence ATGGCCCATTCCGTTCTGACGGCCCCGATGGCCAGTATCGGGGTCCCCACTGAGATCAAGGCCGATGAACAGCGTGTGGCGCTCACCCCGGATGCGGTCCGCGAACTGGTAACCCACGGCCTTGAGGTGCGGATTCAGAACGGAGCCGGGGCCGGGGCAGGCATTAGTGACGACGCTTTTGCAGCGGCAGGAGCCAGGCTTGTGAATCGCGAGGAAGCCTGGGCGGCTCACCTGGTGGTGAAAGTGAAGGAGCCGCAGCCGGAGGAGTTCAGTCTTCTGCGGGACGACATGGTGCTGTTCACCTACCTGCATCTGGCGGCTTACAGCCAGGTGGGAGAGGCCCTTCTGGATGCCGGCACCACAGGTGTGGCCTACGAAACGGTGCAGTTGGAGAACGGAAGCCTGCCGCTACTGGCCCCGATGAGCGAAATCGCAGGACGACTCGCTGCGCAGGTGGGAGCAAGGCTTCTGGAACGGCCCAATGGCGGCCGCGGCGTCTTGATGGGTGGTTGCACCGGCGTGCGTCCGGCCCGCGTTGTGGTGCTGGGAGCCGGCACGGTGGGCTGGAATGCGGCACGACTCGCTGCCGCGATGGATGCCGAGGTGCTGCTTCTGGATCGCTCCCCCGAGCGGTTACGCAGCCTTGAGGCCGACCGCCGTGGGCGGCTGATCAGCATGGTCAGCAGTCGTGGACTACTGGAGCGTTTGGTACCGACCGCGGATCTGCTGATCGGTGCGGTGCTGACCCCTGGCGGCCGGGCACCGACTCTGGTGGATGAGGAGATGGTCAAGCAGATGACGCCGGGATCAGCAATCGTCGACGTCGCTGTTGACCAGGGAGGGTGTGTGGCCACGAGCCGTGAAACCACGCACACGGATCCAACGGTGTTCATCCACGGCGTGCAGCACTATGCCGTTGGCAACATGCCCGGGGCCGTGCCCTTCACCTCCACCGAAGCTCTGGTGAGCGTGACCCTGCCCTACATCCTCGGCATCGCAGGCCGAGGCCTCGAGGAGGCCGTCACCGAGCGTCCAGAACTGCTCTCGGGTCTGAACACTGTCAAGGGAGCGGTCTGCCATCCAGGAGTCGCCAAAGCTCTGGGGGTTCCACCGCGCCACCCGATGGCCTGCCTGCGCTGA
- a CDS encoding YchJ family protein, with the protein MALGFANSGDRPCPCGSGDPLLQCCGPLHRGRLKAETAEQLMRSRYSAYALSEVDYLIATHPVAASAAAERRRELRASCRQTRWHGLKVLASEAGCSDDLEGTVRFEAVFSAGGQRHVLKEHSLFRRRNGVATGEWLYIRSLD; encoded by the coding sequence ATGGCACTGGGCTTTGCAAATTCCGGAGACCGTCCCTGTCCATGTGGAAGCGGAGATCCACTGCTTCAGTGCTGCGGACCGCTTCACCGAGGCAGGCTGAAGGCGGAGACCGCCGAACAATTGATGCGATCCCGCTACTCCGCTTACGCGCTCTCGGAGGTGGATTATCTGATCGCCACCCACCCTGTTGCCGCCAGTGCAGCTGCTGAGCGAAGGCGAGAGCTGCGGGCCAGTTGCCGCCAGACCCGATGGCATGGCCTCAAGGTGCTGGCCTCTGAGGCTGGATGTTCGGATGATCTTGAGGGAACCGTGCGTTTCGAGGCCGTCTTCAGCGCCGGTGGGCAACGCCACGTGTTGAAGGAACACTCGCTGTTCCGCAGACGAAATGGAGTGGCGACAGGGGAGTGGCTCTACATCCGCTCACTGGACTGA
- a CDS encoding DUF3326 domain-containing protein, with protein sequence MTVFAAPLPTLMVVPTGIGCEIGGFAGDALPSARLLAAASGCLITHPNVINGASLYWRDPRIHYVEGYSLDRFAAAAWGLRPRRSQRIGLLLDAGIESDLLLRHRQVAEGCRASLGLDINAVVRTDEPLGVHLAAGDSGTSWGTLDRPDTLLRAAERLKAAGSTAIAVVARFPDELDTETLAAYRHGTGVDALAGAEAVISHLLVRHLQIPCAHAPALEALPLDVDLDPRAAGEELGYTFLACVLVGLSRAPDLLDLSSGCSMAGDDLVADQLGAVVVPDGALGGEAVLASLERGVPVIAVNNPGVLSVSAEALGCGNQILKAGSYAEAAGLVTALREGIATASLVRPLPSMQELN encoded by the coding sequence ATGACGGTCTTCGCTGCGCCGTTGCCCACGCTGATGGTTGTGCCGACGGGTATCGGCTGTGAGATCGGTGGGTTCGCTGGCGATGCCCTGCCAAGTGCCCGCCTGTTGGCAGCAGCCAGCGGTTGCCTGATCACCCATCCCAATGTGATCAATGGAGCCTCGTTGTACTGGCGTGATCCACGCATTCACTATGTGGAGGGTTACAGCCTCGATCGTTTTGCCGCAGCTGCCTGGGGACTGCGCCCGAGGCGCAGTCAGCGCATCGGCCTGTTGCTGGATGCCGGCATCGAATCGGACCTGCTGCTGCGACATCGTCAGGTGGCGGAGGGCTGCAGGGCCAGTCTTGGCCTTGATATCAACGCGGTGGTCCGCACTGATGAGCCTCTGGGTGTGCATCTGGCTGCCGGCGACAGCGGCACAAGCTGGGGGACTTTGGATCGACCCGATACGCTCCTGAGAGCGGCAGAGCGCCTTAAGGCGGCAGGGTCTACCGCCATTGCAGTGGTGGCTCGATTCCCCGACGAGCTGGACACTGAGACGTTGGCGGCCTATCGCCACGGCACGGGTGTCGATGCTCTCGCCGGCGCTGAAGCGGTGATCAGTCATCTGCTGGTTCGGCATCTGCAGATTCCCTGCGCTCACGCGCCAGCGCTGGAGGCCCTGCCCCTCGACGTTGACCTTGATCCCCGTGCTGCAGGGGAGGAACTCGGCTACACCTTTCTTGCCTGTGTGTTGGTGGGTCTGAGCAGGGCGCCTGATCTGCTGGATCTGTCCTCAGGCTGTTCGATGGCTGGAGATGATCTCGTCGCCGACCAGCTGGGTGCCGTTGTGGTGCCGGATGGTGCGCTTGGAGGGGAGGCTGTGCTTGCCAGCCTGGAACGTGGCGTTCCTGTGATCGCGGTGAACAATCCAGGCGTGCTGTCGGTCAGTGCAGAGGCTCTGGGTTGTGGGAATCAGATCCTGAAAGCCGGTTCCTACGCAGAAGCCGCGGGCCTGGTGACCGCCCTGCGCGAGGGCATCGCCACGGCGTCTCTCGTTCGACCTCTGCCCTCCATGCAGGAGCTGAATTGA
- a CDS encoding 2Fe-2S iron-sulfur cluster-binding protein → MSDTTSAVYAITLELDGQRHHFQCRDNQTVLSAAEEAEVPVPSSCCAGVCTTCAARIQEGEVHQPDAMGVKEDLRNEGFALLCVSFPRSDLMAVAGQEDALYQAQFGQYQS, encoded by the coding sequence ATGAGCGACACCACATCTGCTGTTTATGCCATCACCCTTGAGCTTGATGGCCAGCGTCACCATTTTCAGTGCCGTGACAACCAGACCGTGTTGTCCGCTGCTGAAGAGGCCGAAGTGCCCGTGCCCAGTTCCTGTTGCGCGGGAGTCTGCACCACCTGTGCTGCACGCATCCAAGAGGGTGAGGTTCACCAGCCTGATGCGATGGGGGTCAAGGAGGATCTGCGCAATGAGGGCTTCGCTCTTCTCTGCGTTTCCTTCCCTCGTAGTGACCTCATGGCGGTGGCTGGCCAGGAGGATGCCCTGTATCAGGCTCAGTTCGGTCAGTATCAGAGCTGA
- a CDS encoding F0F1 ATP synthase subunit gamma — protein sequence MANLKEIRDRIKSVKNTRKITEAMRLVAAAKVRRAQEQVLRSRPFADRLARLLENLQARMRFEDADAPLLEQRNVETITLVAVTGDRGLCGGYNANIIKRTETRFAELQGKGYKVDLVLIGRKAISYFTNRSYPIQATFTGLEQVPTADEAGSIANEVFAEFLSESTDRVEIIYTKFINLVSCNPVVQTLLPLDPQGIAEADDEIFRLTTKDGELRVESGAGPGNTQPQLPSDIVFEQSPDQLLNALLPLYLQNQLLRSLQEAAASELASRMMAMNNASDNAKALAKTLTLDYNKARQAAITQEILEVVGGAAAMA from the coding sequence ATGGCAAATCTGAAGGAGATCCGAGATCGGATCAAATCTGTCAAGAACACCCGCAAGATCACTGAGGCCATGCGTCTCGTGGCTGCGGCCAAGGTTCGTCGTGCTCAGGAGCAGGTCCTGCGCAGTCGCCCCTTTGCGGATCGGCTCGCTCGTTTGCTTGAAAACCTCCAGGCACGTATGCGTTTCGAAGATGCCGATGCTCCCCTTCTCGAGCAGCGCAATGTCGAGACCATCACCCTGGTTGCTGTCACCGGCGACCGAGGTCTCTGTGGCGGCTACAACGCCAACATCATCAAACGCACTGAGACGCGTTTTGCTGAGCTTCAGGGCAAGGGGTACAAGGTTGATCTGGTGTTGATCGGTCGTAAAGCCATCAGCTATTTCACGAATCGGAGCTACCCCATTCAGGCCACCTTCACTGGTCTTGAGCAGGTCCCGACAGCTGATGAAGCAGGATCGATCGCCAATGAGGTGTTCGCTGAGTTCCTCTCCGAGAGCACCGATCGTGTTGAGATCATCTACACCAAGTTCATCAACCTGGTGAGCTGTAACCCTGTTGTTCAGACTCTGCTCCCCCTTGATCCTCAGGGGATTGCTGAGGCTGATGACGAGATTTTCCGTCTCACGACCAAAGACGGAGAGCTCCGGGTTGAATCGGGAGCAGGGCCGGGTAATACCCAGCCCCAGCTGCCTTCGGACATTGTGTTTGAGCAGAGCCCTGACCAATTGCTCAATGCCCTTCTGCCCCTTTACCTGCAGAACCAGCTGCTGAGATCTCTTCAGGAGGCTGCAGCCTCTGAGCTTGCAAGCCGAATGATGGCGATGAACAATGCCAGCGATAACGCCAAGGCTCTCGCTAAGACGCTCACCCTTGATTACAACAAGGCGCGTCAGGCGGCGATTACGCAGGAAATTCTTGAGGTTGTGGGTGGCGCCGCTGCAATGGCTTGA
- the atpA gene encoding F0F1 ATP synthase subunit alpha yields the protein MVSIRPDEISAILKQQIEDYDKSVSVSNVGSVLQVGDGIARVYGLQEVMAGELVEFEDGTEGIALNLEDDNVGALLMGEGLGIQEGSTVRATGKIASVPVGDALLGRVVNSLGVPLDGKGDLATTETRLIESPAPGIIQRKSVHEPMQTGITAIDAMIPIGRGQRELIIGDRQTGKSAIAIDTILNQADQDVICVYVAIGQKAANVAQVTEVLRERGALDYTVIVAANASDPAALQYLAPYTGASIAEAFMYKGKATLVIYDDLSKQAQAYRQMSLLLRRPPGREAYPGDVFYCHSRLLERAAKLSDAMGKGSMTALPIIETQAGDVSAYIPTNVISITDGQVFLSSDLFNSGLRPAINVGISVSRVGGAAQTKAIKKIAGTLKLELAQFDELAAFSQFASDLDAATQKQLGRGKRLRELLKQPQFSPLILAEQVAIVYAGVKGLIDDVPEDQVVQFSRELREYLKSNKPEFIKKVQDEKVLSPEAETILKEAISEVTSTMLASAN from the coding sequence ATGGTTTCCATCCGTCCCGACGAGATCAGCGCGATTCTCAAACAGCAGATTGAGGACTACGACAAGTCTGTATCTGTCAGCAACGTTGGTTCTGTCCTGCAGGTGGGTGATGGCATCGCCCGCGTTTACGGCCTCCAAGAGGTGATGGCCGGTGAACTCGTTGAATTTGAAGACGGCACTGAAGGCATTGCCCTCAATCTCGAGGATGACAATGTCGGCGCCTTGCTGATGGGTGAAGGTCTCGGCATTCAGGAGGGCAGCACCGTCCGTGCAACCGGCAAGATCGCATCGGTTCCTGTCGGCGATGCTCTGCTGGGTCGTGTCGTGAATTCCCTTGGAGTTCCTCTCGACGGCAAAGGTGATCTCGCAACGACTGAGACTCGTCTGATTGAGTCTCCCGCTCCGGGCATCATTCAGCGCAAGTCGGTGCATGAGCCCATGCAGACCGGCATCACCGCCATCGACGCGATGATTCCCATCGGCCGAGGCCAGCGTGAGCTGATCATTGGTGACCGCCAGACCGGCAAGTCTGCTATCGCGATCGACACCATCCTGAATCAGGCCGATCAGGACGTGATCTGTGTGTATGTCGCCATTGGTCAGAAAGCTGCAAACGTCGCCCAGGTGACGGAGGTTCTGCGAGAGCGCGGCGCACTGGATTACACGGTGATCGTTGCTGCAAACGCCTCCGATCCTGCTGCACTGCAATATCTCGCTCCATACACGGGTGCTTCGATCGCTGAAGCCTTCATGTACAAGGGCAAGGCCACCCTGGTCATTTACGACGACCTCTCCAAGCAAGCTCAGGCTTACCGCCAGATGTCGTTGCTGCTCCGTCGTCCGCCCGGACGTGAGGCCTACCCCGGCGACGTGTTCTATTGCCACAGCCGTTTGCTCGAGCGAGCTGCCAAGCTTTCCGATGCCATGGGCAAGGGTTCCATGACGGCTCTGCCGATTATTGAGACCCAGGCTGGTGACGTTTCCGCCTACATCCCCACCAATGTGATTTCGATCACCGATGGTCAGGTGTTCCTCAGTTCCGATTTGTTCAACTCGGGTCTGCGTCCTGCCATCAACGTGGGTATTTCAGTGAGCCGAGTTGGTGGTGCTGCCCAGACCAAGGCCATCAAGAAAATTGCTGGCACCCTCAAGCTTGAGCTCGCTCAGTTCGATGAGCTGGCTGCGTTCTCGCAGTTCGCTTCCGATCTTGATGCAGCAACGCAGAAACAGCTCGGACGCGGCAAGCGTCTTCGCGAGCTTCTCAAGCAGCCTCAGTTCAGTCCACTGATTCTGGCTGAGCAGGTCGCCATTGTTTATGCAGGCGTTAAGGGCCTGATTGATGATGTCCCCGAGGATCAGGTGGTTCAGTTCTCCCGGGAGCTCCGCGAGTACCTGAAGAGCAACAAGCCTGAGTTCATCAAGAAGGTTCAGGACGAGAAGGTGCTCAGCCCTGAGGCGGAAACCATTCTCAAGGAGGCTATTTCCGAAGTCACCTCCACCATGTTGGCTTCCGCCAACTGA
- the atpH gene encoding ATP synthase F1 subunit delta, with protein MPLLNTLATPYAEALLQVTNARNESDDVAAQCKELIALWDSSESLRDAMTSPVLEPTAKKKALEQLLSEQIQPSLLNLLKVLADRYRLTAFDAVLSRYLELYRESRKISLAHVRSAQALTDTQKASLTAKVQSMVGSGSVEIDLTIDPSLIGGFVINVGSQVIDASLSGQVRRLGLSLAKAG; from the coding sequence ATGCCCCTTCTCAATACCTTGGCCACCCCTTACGCCGAAGCGTTGTTGCAAGTGACCAATGCTCGCAATGAGTCTGATGACGTGGCAGCCCAGTGCAAGGAGCTCATTGCTCTCTGGGACAGCAGTGAGTCACTGCGAGATGCCATGACCTCTCCGGTGCTTGAGCCAACGGCCAAGAAAAAAGCCCTTGAGCAGCTCCTGAGCGAGCAGATCCAGCCTTCATTGCTGAATCTGCTCAAGGTCCTGGCCGATCGCTACCGCCTCACCGCTTTTGATGCCGTTCTGAGTCGGTATCTCGAGCTTTACCGCGAATCCCGCAAGATTTCGCTGGCCCATGTCCGCTCGGCTCAGGCCCTGACAGACACTCAAAAGGCATCTCTGACCGCCAAGGTTCAGTCCATGGTCGGCAGCGGGTCCGTTGAGATTGACCTCACCATCGATCCGAGCCTGATTGGCGGCTTCGTGATCAATGTGGGCTCTCAGGTCATCGACGCTAGTCTTTCCGGCCAAGTAAGGCGACTCGGTCTCTCGCTTGCTAAGGCGGGCTGA